One stretch of Alcaligenes aquatilis DNA includes these proteins:
- a CDS encoding L-threonylcarbamoyladenylate synthase produces the protein MSQLFVVHPENPQPRALAQAAELLAKGGLLAIPTDSSYAVVARLDDKSAADNLRRLRGLDDRHHLTLLCRDLAEISHFAKVDNPQYRLLKMATPGPWTFILEATKEVPRRVSHPSRKTIGIRVPDQKVALALMEQVGSPLISTTLIPDGEDEPLNDAQEILDRYAHQLAAVVDGGPCPLQATTVIDLTGPTPEVLRRGSGDPSTLGLS, from the coding sequence ATGTCTCAATTATTCGTCGTTCATCCCGAAAACCCCCAACCCCGCGCATTGGCTCAAGCAGCCGAATTATTGGCTAAAGGAGGGCTGCTCGCCATTCCTACCGATTCCAGTTATGCCGTTGTCGCTCGTCTGGACGACAAGTCGGCCGCTGACAACCTGCGTCGTTTGCGTGGCTTGGATGACCGTCATCATCTGACCTTGCTGTGTCGTGATCTGGCCGAGATCAGCCACTTTGCCAAAGTGGACAACCCGCAGTATCGCCTGCTGAAAATGGCCACTCCCGGTCCGTGGACCTTTATTCTGGAAGCTACCAAGGAAGTGCCGCGCCGCGTGTCGCATCCTTCGCGAAAAACCATTGGTATTCGGGTGCCCGACCAGAAAGTGGCCCTGGCCTTGATGGAGCAAGTGGGCAGCCCCCTGATCTCCACCACCCTGATTCCCGACGGTGAAGACGAGCCCTTGAACGATGCCCAGGAAATTCTGGACCGTTATGCGCATCAACTGGCGGCGGTTGTCGATGGTGGACCGTGCCCCTTGCAGGCCACTACTGTCATTGATTTGACGGGCCCAACGCCCGAAGTGTTGCGTCGCGGGTCGGGTGATCCGTCTACGCTGGGCCTGTCTTGA
- a CDS encoding phospholipase D-like domain-containing protein, with protein sequence MQEHLIHLRSLLHDYWPHLALALSVILGASAAIHAAMTKNDVRAAISWVGVIIMSPLLGPFLYLIAGINRVRRQSRLEQSADVFYEQVTYLHPPVSDIGALVGAPFRSLQILGDRVSRSQLRNGNNVRVLVGGDQTYPAMLQAIEQAHSTIALQSYIFDSDRLGREFVSALSRAHQRGVQIRVLVDAIGAKYSRTPIVRLLRREGIRCALFMTNPLGFLRMPYANLRSHRKLLIVDGTVGFTGGMNLRESFMAQYSEGKPSQDTHFRLEGPAVMQLLASFRHDWQFTTREDLSPAYWHASSTPAPRPHVPARCIASGPDRFMASTHHMLQGAFAIAQRHIRIQSPYFLPDQILLGALNTAARRGVQVDIVIPGQNNLRLVNYAMTAQLDQVLRAGCRVWRARGPFNHSKLMTIDGAWSYIGSSNLDPRSLRLNFELDVEIYSRDTARQIQNLIDLEIEEAEAVSLESLSSIGFGKRLRNRLIWLASPYL encoded by the coding sequence ATGCAAGAGCATCTGATCCATTTGCGCTCCCTGCTGCACGATTACTGGCCGCATCTGGCTCTGGCGCTCAGCGTGATACTGGGCGCATCGGCAGCCATTCACGCCGCCATGACCAAGAACGATGTGCGCGCAGCCATCAGTTGGGTGGGCGTCATCATCATGTCTCCGCTGCTGGGGCCATTTCTGTATTTAATTGCGGGAATCAACCGCGTACGCAGACAAAGCCGCCTGGAACAAAGTGCGGACGTATTCTATGAGCAGGTCACTTACCTGCATCCCCCCGTCTCGGACATTGGCGCCCTGGTCGGCGCACCGTTTCGCTCTTTGCAGATTCTGGGCGATCGCGTCAGCCGCAGCCAATTACGCAACGGCAATAATGTACGCGTCCTGGTCGGTGGAGATCAGACCTATCCCGCCATGCTGCAGGCCATTGAGCAGGCTCACAGCACCATTGCCTTGCAAAGCTATATCTTCGATAGCGACCGCCTGGGGCGCGAGTTCGTCAGTGCTCTGTCACGAGCCCATCAACGTGGCGTGCAGATTCGAGTGCTGGTCGATGCCATTGGAGCGAAATACTCGCGCACGCCGATTGTGCGATTGCTGCGCCGCGAAGGCATACGGTGCGCTCTGTTCATGACCAACCCGCTGGGTTTTTTACGCATGCCCTACGCCAATCTTCGCAGTCACCGCAAGCTACTGATTGTGGATGGCACAGTAGGCTTTACCGGCGGCATGAATTTGCGTGAGTCCTTTATGGCGCAGTACAGCGAGGGCAAACCGTCCCAGGACACACACTTTCGCCTGGAGGGCCCGGCTGTCATGCAGTTGCTGGCCTCTTTCCGGCACGACTGGCAGTTCACCACGCGCGAGGACCTGTCCCCCGCCTATTGGCATGCCAGCTCCACGCCCGCGCCTCGGCCCCATGTGCCCGCCCGTTGCATTGCCTCTGGACCTGACCGCTTCATGGCCAGCACCCACCATATGCTGCAAGGTGCGTTTGCCATTGCCCAGCGCCATATCCGTATTCAATCGCCCTACTTTCTGCCCGACCAGATCCTGTTGGGGGCCTTGAATACCGCCGCCCGCCGTGGCGTTCAGGTCGATATCGTCATCCCCGGACAAAACAATCTGCGTCTGGTCAATTACGCCATGACAGCCCAACTGGATCAGGTTCTACGCGCCGGCTGCCGGGTCTGGCGCGCGCGCGGCCCCTTCAACCACTCCAAGCTCATGACCATTGACGGCGCCTGGTCCTATATTGGTTCATCCAATCTGGACCCGCGCAGCTTGCGTTTGAACTTCGAGCTGGACGTGGAAATTTACAGCCGCGATACGGCCCGCCAAATCCAGAACCTGATTGATCTGGAGATTGAAGAGGCCGAAGCCGTCAGCCTGGAGTCCTTAAGTTCGATTGGTTTTGGTAAACGCTTGCGTAACCGCCTGATCTGGCTGGCCAGCCCCTATCTA